In a genomic window of Thermoprotei archaeon:
- a CDS encoding MFS transporter, translating into MKNEMYPTKTNNTGTGGSSFSHTSKIIVLIVATFASFMTPFDSSIVNLAIPSIGKDLGGNIELLGWIPIAYLMALSIFFIPFGRLADIHGRKLIFVLGISTFVEGSLACSLSPSLPLLIAFRFIQGLGSAMMGGTAIALITSVFPPGERGKALGINTAAVYVGLSLGPPLGGFLVQYLGWRSIFYVNIPIGIIVIILTLIKIHEKNYIKDEKFDHIGFMLYFPSLTLIFLGLTLLQHTFANEILIIGILILPLFFTYEYYVSHPLIDVELFKNLTFTFSNITALLNYSSTYAISFIMSLYLQLILKLDPQYTGLILLSQPLLMAIFSPFGGWLSDKIEPRIIASIGMALISVSILRLSFLNINTSILDIVSWLMILGFGYALFSSPNTNAVMSSVERTKYGIASGILGTMRFTGQALSLAITVSIFSTITRTVITTTGNLQRRSRKPMILIMG; encoded by the coding sequence ATGAAAAACGAAATGTATCCTACAAAAACAAACAATACTGGAACAGGAGGCTCATCATTTTCTCACACATCTAAAATAATAGTCCTAATAGTTGCTACATTCGCATCATTCATGACACCATTCGACTCTAGCATAGTAAACCTAGCCATTCCTTCTATTGGAAAAGATTTGGGAGGAAATATAGAACTCCTAGGCTGGATCCCTATTGCTTATTTAATGGCACTATCGATATTTTTTATACCGTTTGGAAGACTCGCAGACATACATGGAAGAAAGTTAATATTTGTTTTAGGGATATCAACATTCGTAGAAGGTTCACTAGCATGCAGTTTATCACCATCCCTACCACTTCTAATAGCTTTTAGATTCATTCAAGGATTGGGATCAGCGATGATGGGAGGCACCGCCATAGCATTAATAACATCAGTATTCCCACCAGGAGAAAGAGGCAAAGCACTGGGTATCAACACAGCAGCAGTATACGTAGGATTATCACTGGGACCTCCTTTAGGTGGTTTTTTAGTGCAGTACTTAGGTTGGAGATCAATATTTTATGTAAACATTCCAATAGGTATTATAGTAATCATACTCACATTAATCAAAATTCATGAAAAAAATTATATTAAAGATGAGAAATTTGACCACATTGGTTTCATGCTATATTTTCCTTCATTAACATTAATATTTTTAGGTCTCACACTATTACAACACACATTTGCAAATGAAATACTAATTATCGGTATCCTAATCTTACCGTTATTTTTTACCTATGAATATTATGTTTCCCATCCGCTAATAGATGTTGAATTGTTTAAGAACCTTACATTTACATTTTCCAACATTACCGCCCTTCTTAATTATAGCTCAACATATGCAATCTCCTTTATAATGTCTCTTTATCTGCAGCTAATCCTTAAACTTGATCCACAATACACCGGATTAATACTTTTATCTCAACCATTATTAATGGCTATATTCTCACCATTTGGCGGATGGCTCTCTGATAAAATAGAACCCAGGATTATTGCATCAATAGGAATGGCATTAATATCCGTATCAATTTTAAGATTATCATTCTTAAATATTAACACATCCATCCTAGATATAGTATCATGGTTAATGATACTAGGATTTGGATATGCCCTCTTTAGCTCGCCCAATACCAACGCAGTCATGAGTTCTGTAGAGAGAACCAAATATGGTATCGCTTCAGGAATACTTGGAACCATGAGGTTCACAGGACAAGCACTCAGCTTAGCGATCACAGTGTCAATCTTCTCAACAATCACCAGAACAGTAATAACCACAACAGGCAATTTACAGAGACGTAGCAGAAAGCCCATGATTTTAATCATGGGATGA
- the yciH gene encoding stress response translation initiation inhibitor YciH: protein MVKDQLNEDNTDLNLDLSLDVESVVKILEKEEKRIKIRLEKRRWGREVTIIEGLENSELERTAKLLKNKLACGGTYKDERIELQGDHRNRVKEILISIGYSKENIVVE, encoded by the coding sequence ATGGTGAAGGATCAGTTAAATGAGGATAACACGGATCTTAACCTAGATCTAAGCTTGGACGTAGAATCTGTGGTAAAAATCTTAGAGAAGGAGGAAAAACGCATTAAGATACGTTTAGAGAAACGCCGTTGGGGAAGGGAGGTTACAATAATAGAAGGATTAGAAAATTCAGAACTAGAACGGACAGCAAAACTCTTAAAAAACAAACTAGCATGTGGCGGCACTTATAAAGATGAACGCATTGAACTGCAAGGTGATCATAGAAATCGAGTTAAAGAAATTCTGATAAGCATTGGATACTCAAAAGAGAATATAGTAGTGGAGTAA
- a CDS encoding tetratricopeptide repeat protein has protein sequence MPRMQMMDDLIARQEELNALREIFKDSIESGKIALISGKPGIGKTALVNKFLNDVSNDSITIFLDSRFYNVLEPFITIFSNIKDWLQKSQLRVTKPIDEILDLLNVINKELDMSEIRGDAPHDIFSPILNYTPLFNGLTIKETQLSNRIKEFLVSISDLLSLVNLRLVIALDHSEVLNELVIKLLTSLIDNLPPRIMLILIYELTNETRELYERLGDKLINYEMGIVELSPFTNDDILELFNKENITINPIIATNIKEKLKGSPLHIMRLIKLIKDNEIQLSENNIPTIDELYKLFFKNLNKNDIESLSLIASLKDPFTETEIDDVIGREQLKRFLDNNIIRHDNGLYGFLHIDDKEFFSSLLPSENRRKLHEKIIGKLKTRVENGPKVSFELVSRMCWYNLRSFPDENSLRLCILTARIAHDKALFLTALKIHNEALLLLQTLTLQSSRLILALLYYWQGVEYLMIDNKKHAARSFEKALKNFERLGNIEGVGATLYMEGLLNEKKGDYKDAIKSFNDAIKMFDSMRHNEISKHLKAHTLLRLARVNLNLNNINEAIELINAALTLSHDINNKQLIIHSLYELGLIKYAKGDFDETIKILNEALNLSYTTENLYTMPQIFLYLGLTYIGRNEIENASTYFRKSVELAREIGDKETEGLALAQLGILNSSTGSYDTALNLLKEAHKILLNTENWKDITKVDYMIATVLISLGDIDGAFDALLDMLDSAAKAGNDIIFFRSFNMVLETLEEMMQKDLWAHLSRGIDKFINAYSETEVIELENFFRTLKEITVFKIAKSNKNLVTKYYNLINNRELSKIIESIISRHAPELTDALKKN, from the coding sequence ATGCCTAGAATGCAGATGATGGACGATCTCATAGCAAGACAAGAAGAACTTAATGCCCTCAGAGAAATTTTTAAGGATTCCATCGAAAGTGGAAAGATTGCTCTCATTTCAGGAAAACCTGGAATTGGAAAAACTGCATTAGTAAACAAATTCCTCAATGATGTGAGTAATGATTCTATCACAATATTTTTGGATTCAAGATTTTACAACGTGCTCGAGCCCTTCATAACAATCTTTTCAAATATTAAAGATTGGTTACAAAAATCTCAGCTCAGAGTAACAAAACCTATAGATGAGATATTAGATTTGCTCAATGTAATAAATAAAGAATTAGATATGTCTGAAATCAGAGGAGATGCCCCTCATGATATTTTTAGCCCAATTTTAAATTACACACCGTTATTTAATGGTTTAACGATAAAGGAGACACAATTATCAAACAGGATTAAAGAATTCTTAGTAAGTATAAGTGATTTGTTGTCATTGGTAAATCTAAGATTGGTAATTGCGTTGGATCACTCGGAAGTTCTGAATGAATTAGTCATAAAACTCCTAACAAGCCTTATAGATAATTTACCACCAAGAATAATGTTAATACTTATCTATGAATTAACCAACGAAACAAGAGAATTGTATGAAAGGTTGGGTGATAAATTAATTAATTATGAAATGGGAATCGTTGAATTATCACCTTTCACAAACGATGACATATTAGAACTTTTCAATAAAGAAAACATTACTATCAATCCTATTATTGCAACAAACATAAAAGAAAAATTAAAAGGAAGTCCACTCCACATCATGCGTCTTATTAAGTTAATAAAAGATAATGAAATACAATTATCAGAAAACAACATCCCTACTATCGATGAACTCTATAAACTATTCTTCAAAAACCTTAATAAAAATGACATAGAATCACTAAGCCTAATAGCGTCATTAAAAGACCCTTTCACTGAGACGGAAATAGACGATGTAATAGGCAGAGAACAACTAAAACGTTTTCTTGACAATAATATTATAAGACACGATAACGGGTTATATGGATTCTTACACATAGATGATAAGGAGTTCTTCTCATCACTTCTTCCTAGCGAGAATCGACGTAAGCTTCATGAAAAAATTATCGGGAAATTAAAAACTAGAGTCGAAAATGGCCCAAAAGTAAGTTTTGAGTTAGTTTCGCGAATGTGTTGGTATAATCTGAGGTCTTTTCCTGATGAAAATTCACTAAGACTTTGTATACTTACAGCACGCATAGCCCACGATAAAGCACTATTCTTAACAGCTCTAAAGATTCATAATGAGGCTCTCTTACTACTACAAACACTCACACTACAAAGCTCTCGTTTAATATTAGCATTACTCTACTATTGGCAAGGAGTAGAATATTTAATGATAGACAATAAAAAACATGCAGCAAGAAGCTTTGAAAAAGCCTTAAAGAATTTTGAACGTCTTGGAAACATCGAGGGTGTTGGAGCCACATTATACATGGAGGGTCTCCTTAACGAGAAAAAAGGTGATTACAAAGATGCAATAAAATCATTCAATGATGCAATAAAAATGTTCGATTCAATGCGACACAATGAAATCAGCAAACACCTAAAAGCACACACATTATTAAGACTAGCCAGAGTCAACTTAAACCTAAATAATATTAATGAAGCAATTGAGCTCATCAACGCAGCGTTAACCCTATCACATGATATTAATAATAAACAACTAATAATTCATTCACTATATGAACTTGGTCTAATAAAATATGCGAAAGGTGATTTTGATGAAACTATAAAAATACTTAATGAAGCACTTAACCTATCATACACTACAGAAAATTTATACACAATGCCACAAATATTTCTTTATTTAGGGCTAACATACATAGGTCGTAATGAAATTGAAAATGCATCAACATACTTTAGAAAATCCGTAGAATTAGCGAGGGAAATTGGTGATAAGGAGACGGAAGGATTAGCATTGGCCCAACTGGGCATATTAAACTCTAGCACAGGCTCATATGACACGGCACTTAACTTATTAAAAGAAGCACATAAAATATTATTAAATACAGAAAATTGGAAAGACATCACAAAAGTAGATTATATGATCGCGACAGTACTAATATCATTAGGTGACATCGATGGGGCATTCGATGCACTATTAGATATGTTAGACTCAGCAGCAAAAGCAGGCAACGACATAATATTCTTTCGTTCGTTTAACATGGTACTAGAAACACTTGAAGAAATGATGCAAAAAGATCTCTGGGCACACTTATCCAGAGGAATAGATAAATTTATCAACGCATACTCAGAAACTGAAGTAATAGAACTAGAAAACTTCTTCAGAACATTAAAGGAAATAACAGTATTTAAGATAGCCAAATCTAACAAAAACTTAGTAACGAAATATTACAATTTAATAAATAACCGTGAACTCAGCAAAATAATTGAATCAATAATATCAAGGCACGCACCAGAATTGACAGATGCTCTAAAGAAAAATTAA
- a CDS encoding Trm112 family protein: MKYRLMDLLACPICKHWPLELIPFTENHYNYENLPNKIPYCKDYCGLNKAKISELKIDQLNCKECVTHEIAEGILICNQCGRWYPITEEIPIMLPDPLRNGKEDLDFLKKWSEKIHEKVLKEGKPIHL; the protein is encoded by the coding sequence ATGAAATACAGGCTCATGGATTTACTTGCATGCCCTATATGCAAACACTGGCCATTAGAACTAATACCTTTTACAGAAAATCATTACAATTATGAAAACTTACCAAACAAAATACCATATTGTAAAGATTATTGCGGTCTCAATAAAGCAAAAATATCCGAATTAAAGATAGACCAACTTAATTGTAAGGAATGTGTTACACACGAAATAGCCGAAGGAATCCTAATCTGCAACCAATGCGGACGCTGGTATCCCATAACAGAAGAAATACCAATAATGCTACCAGATCCACTACGAAACGGAAAAGAAGACCTGGATTTTCTTAAAAAATGGTCAGAAAAGATACATGAAAAAGTACTCAAAGAAGGGAAACCAATACACTTGTAA
- a CDS encoding ASCH domain-containing protein, which yields MVVITIQKSLKFRSEFKDQIISGKKTTTIRLNKDFNEGDEVNIIVGNEIIGKAMITKIISTTLDKITDADAIKDGLRNKTELVHILKEIYGNKINDRTLYIIEYLIKK from the coding sequence GTGGTGGTCATAACAATCCAAAAGTCATTAAAATTTAGGTCAGAATTTAAGGATCAAATAATTTCTGGAAAAAAGACAACAACAATAAGACTAAATAAAGACTTTAACGAAGGTGATGAAGTTAATATAATAGTAGGTAATGAAATCATAGGAAAAGCAATGATAACCAAAATAATAAGTACAACACTCGATAAAATAACAGATGCAGATGCAATAAAGGATGGCCTTAGAAATAAAACAGAACTAGTACATATTTTGAAGGAAATTTATGGTAATAAAATAAATGATCGTACATTATATATCATAGAGTACCTTATTAAAAAATAA
- a CDS encoding alanyl-tRNA editing protein: MVDDNVRTHTALHVLKGAVQVVLGAKWTASVYVEGKHGRLTVQFDRKPTDEEISRIEELANKKILENQSIEELEIDRSEAERVWGDRIYDLFPLPPGVIRVKILHIKDWNVNACKSNHCKTTGEIGGIKIEKVRFRPAKQLLEISFDVI, translated from the coding sequence ATGGTTGATGATAATGTTCGTACGCATACTGCTCTTCATGTATTAAAGGGTGCTGTGCAGGTGGTTTTAGGAGCAAAATGGACCGCTAGTGTGTATGTTGAGGGAAAACATGGTAGATTAACTGTGCAGTTTGATAGAAAACCTACTGATGAAGAAATTTCCAGGATTGAGGAGCTGGCCAATAAAAAAATTTTAGAAAATCAGTCTATTGAAGAACTTGAAATAGATCGTTCTGAAGCTGAACGTGTTTGGGGTGATAGGATATACGATTTATTTCCCTTACCTCCTGGCGTTATTCGTGTTAAGATCCTTCATATAAAAGATTGGAATGTTAATGCGTGTAAATCCAATCACTGTAAGACGACCGGTGAGATTGGAGGTATTAAGATAGAGAAAGTCAGATTTAGGCCTGCGAAACAACTGCTTGAAATTTCCTTTGATGTGATATAA
- the mce gene encoding methylmalonyl-CoA epimerase, with the protein MSIKGINHIAIAVSNLNEALKIYNEILGLKIKNILEIKEQGVKIAILETGSTLIELLEPLNENTPVGKFIKEKGEGIHHIALTVDNIESFTSKIKEKGLKLTNEKPQKGAEGLIIFIHPSSTRRTLIEIVEPYK; encoded by the coding sequence ATGTCAATAAAAGGCATAAATCATATAGCAATTGCAGTCTCAAACCTCAACGAGGCATTAAAAATCTACAACGAAATACTTGGTCTTAAAATAAAAAACATCCTAGAAATAAAAGAGCAGGGTGTAAAAATAGCCATACTTGAAACAGGCTCAACATTAATTGAACTCCTTGAACCCCTTAACGAAAATACTCCAGTAGGCAAGTTCATTAAAGAAAAAGGAGAAGGCATACACCACATTGCACTAACAGTCGACAATATAGAATCATTCACATCAAAAATAAAAGAAAAAGGACTAAAACTAACAAATGAAAAACCACAAAAAGGTGCCGAGGGCCTTATAATTTTCATTCATCCATCATCAACAAGACGAACACTCATAGAAATCGTAGAACCGTACAAGTAA
- a CDS encoding ribbon-helix-helix domain-containing protein: protein MPRTTFYFNKKAWERLQRVSAALKISNTKTIEQALELLEKKLIEEGVLKPEAEKVA, encoded by the coding sequence ATGCCACGTACGACATTTTACTTTAATAAGAAAGCATGGGAGAGGTTGCAGAGAGTATCTGCAGCATTAAAAATCAGTAACACGAAAACTATTGAGCAAGCATTAGAACTCCTTGAGAAGAAGTTAATTGAAGAGGGAGTGTTAAAACCAGAAGCTGAGAAAGTTGCGTAA